The following are from one region of the Escherichia sp. E4742 genome:
- the dtpB gene encoding dipeptide/tripeptide permease DtpB, translating into MNTTTPTGMLQQPRPFFMIFFVELWERFGYYGVQGVLAVFFVKQLGFSQEQAFVTFGAFAALVYGLISIGGYVGDHLLGTKRTIVLGAIVLAMGYFMTGMSLLKPDLIFIALGTIAVGNGLFKANPASLLSKCYPPKDPRLDGAFTLFYMSINIGSLIALSLAPVIADRFGYSVTYNLCGAGLIVALLVYIACRGMVKDIGSEPDFRPMNFSKLLYVLLGSVVMIFVCAWLMHNVEVANLVLIVLSIVVTIIFFRQAFKLDKTGRNKMFVAFVLMLEAVVFYILYAQMPTSLNFFAINNVHHEILGFSINPVSFQALNPFWVVLASPVLAGIYTHLGNKGKDLSMPMKFTLGMFMCSLGFLTAAAAGMWFADAQGLTSPWFIVLVYLFQSLGELLISALGLAMIAALVPQHLMGFILGMWFLTQAAAFLLGGYVATFTAVPDNITDPLETLPVYTNVFGKIGLVTLAVAVVMLLMVPWLKRMIETPENH; encoded by the coding sequence ATGAATACAACAACACCCACTGGGATGCTGCAACAACCTCGCCCATTCTTCATGATCTTTTTTGTCGAACTATGGGAGCGATTCGGTTACTACGGCGTGCAAGGCGTCCTAGCCGTTTTCTTCGTTAAACAGCTCGGTTTCTCGCAAGAACAGGCTTTTGTCACCTTTGGTGCCTTCGCTGCGCTGGTCTATGGCCTTATCTCGATCGGCGGTTATGTTGGCGACCATCTGTTAGGAACTAAACGCACCATTGTCCTTGGGGCAATTGTTCTGGCGATGGGCTACTTCATGACCGGGATGTCGCTACTCAAGCCAGACCTGATATTCATCGCGCTGGGAACAATCGCCGTCGGCAACGGCCTGTTTAAAGCCAACCCGGCAAGCCTGCTTTCGAAGTGCTATCCACCGAAAGATCCACGTCTCGATGGCGCTTTCACCCTGTTCTATATGTCGATCAATATCGGCTCGTTGATTGCGCTGTCGCTAGCACCGGTTATCGCTGACAGATTTGGCTATTCCGTAACCTATAACTTATGCGGAGCAGGATTGATTGTCGCGCTACTGGTTTACATCGCCTGTCGCGGAATGGTGAAAGATATTGGTTCTGAACCAGATTTCCGACCGATGAACTTCAGCAAATTGTTGTACGTGCTACTTGGCAGCGTGGTGATGATTTTCGTTTGCGCATGGCTGATGCACAACGTGGAAGTCGCCAATCTGGTACTGATTGTTCTCTCTATCGTCGTGACCATTATCTTCTTCCGTCAGGCATTCAAGCTGGATAAAACCGGGCGCAATAAGATGTTTGTCGCCTTTGTGCTGATGCTTGAAGCGGTAGTGTTTTACATCCTCTACGCCCAGATGCCAACGTCGCTGAACTTCTTTGCTATCAACAACGTGCATCATGAAATTCTCGGTTTTTCCATCAACCCGGTGAGCTTCCAGGCGCTTAACCCGTTCTGGGTGGTGCTCGCCAGCCCAGTTCTGGCAGGCATTTACACGCATCTGGGTAACAAAGGCAAAGACCTCTCCATGCCGATGAAATTTACCCTCGGTATGTTTATGTGCTCGCTGGGCTTTTTGACAGCCGCCGCAGCGGGAATGTGGTTTGCGGATGCCCAGGGGCTGACATCGCCATGGTTTATCGTGCTGGTTTACTTATTCCAGAGCTTAGGTGAACTGCTTATTAGCGCCCTGGGCCTGGCAATGATTGCCGCTCTGGTGCCACAACATTTGATGGGCTTTATTCTCGGGATGTGGTTCCTTACGCAGGCTGCCGCGTTCTTGCTGGGCGGCTATGTGGCAACATTTACCGCAGTACCAGACAACATTACCGACCCGCTTGAGACGCTGCCTGTCTATACCAACGTGTTTGGTAAGATTGGTCTGGTTACACTGGCCGTTGCAGTAGTGATGCTGTTGATGGTGCCGTGGCTGAAACGAATGATTGAGACGCCGGAAAACCATTGA
- the rsmJ gene encoding 16S rRNA (guanine(1516)-N(2))-methyltransferase RsmJ, whose translation MKICLIDETGTGDGALSVLATRWGLEHDEDNLMALVLTPEHLELRKRDEPKLGGIFVDFVGGAMAHRRKFGGGRGEAVAKAVGIKGDYLPDVVDATAGLGRDAFVLASVGCRVRMLERNPVVAALLDDGLARGYADAEIGGWLQERLQLIHASSLTALTDITPRPQVVYLDPMFPHKQKSALVKKEMRVFQSLVGPDLDADGLLEPARLLATKRVVVKRPDYAPPLANVATPNAVVTKGHRFDIYAGTPA comes from the coding sequence GTGAAAATCTGCTTAATTGATGAAACAGGCACCGGAGACGGTGCCTTATCTGTTCTGGCGACCCGTTGGGGGCTGGAGCACGATGAAGACAACCTGATGGCGCTGGTGTTAACGCCGGAGCATCTGGAACTGCGCAAGCGCGATGAGCCGAAACTTGGCGGCATTTTCGTTGATTTTGTCGGCGGGGCAATGGCGCACCGTCGCAAATTCGGCGGTGGCCGCGGTGAGGCGGTGGCGAAAGCGGTGGGCATTAAAGGCGATTATCTGCCGGACGTGGTGGACGCCACCGCAGGACTTGGTCGCGATGCCTTTGTGCTGGCTTCGGTCGGCTGCCGCGTACGGATGCTGGAACGTAATCCAGTGGTTGCTGCATTGCTCGACGATGGCCTGGCGCGTGGTTATGCGGATGCGGAGATCGGCGGCTGGTTGCAGGAGCGTTTGCAGTTAATTCACGCCTCCAGCCTGACGGCGCTGACTGATATTACCCCGCGCCCGCAGGTGGTCTATCTCGATCCGATGTTCCCGCATAAGCAGAAAAGCGCGCTGGTGAAAAAAGAGATGCGCGTGTTTCAGTCGCTGGTGGGACCGGATCTCGACGCCGATGGGTTGCTGGAGCCTGCGCGGCTGCTGGCGACCAAACGCGTGGTGGTAAAGCGCCCGGACTACGCGCCGCCGCTGGCGAATGTTGCTACGCCAAACGCGGTTGTCACCAAAGGGCATCGTTTTGATATTTATGCAGGTACACCGGCGTAA
- the prlC gene encoding oligopeptidase A, translating to MTNPLLTPFELPPFSKILPEHVVPAVTKALNDCRENVERVVAQGAPYTWENLCQPLAEVDDVLGRIFSPVSHLNSVKNSPELREAYEQTLPLLSEYSTWVGQHEGLYKAYRDLRDGDHYATLNTAQKKAVDNALRDFELSGIGLPKEKQQRYGEIATRLSELGNQYSNNVLDATMGWTKLVTDEAELAGMPESALAAAKAQAEAKELEGYLLTLDIPSYLPVMTYCDNQSLREEMYRAYSTRASDQGPNAGKWDNSKVMEEILALRHELAQLLGFENYAFKSLATKMAENPQQVLDFLTDLAKRARPQGEKELAQLRAFAKAEFGVDELQPWDIAYYSEKQKQHLYSISDEQLRPYFPENKAVNGLFEVVKRIYGITAKERKDVDVWHPDVRFFELYDENNELRGSFYLDLYARENKRGGAWMDDCVGQMRKADGSLQKPVAYLTCNFNRPVNGKPALFTHDEVITLFHEFGHGLHHMLTRIETAGVSGISGVPWDAVELPSQFMENWCWEPEALAFISGHYETGEPLPKELLDKMLAAKNYQAALFILRQLEFGLFDFRLHAEFRPDQGAKILETLAEIKKLVAVVPSPSWGRFPHAFSHIFAGGYAAGYYSYLWADVLAADAFSRFEEEGIFNRDTGQSFLDNILSRGGSEEPMELFKRFRGREPQLDAMLEHYGIKG from the coding sequence ATGACGAATCCGTTACTGACTCCCTTTGAATTGCCTCCGTTTTCTAAAATTCTTCCGGAACATGTCGTTCCAGCCGTGACGAAGGCGCTAAACGACTGCCGCGAAAATGTGGAGCGCGTAGTAGCGCAAGGGGCACCGTACACCTGGGAAAATCTCTGCCAGCCGCTGGCGGAAGTGGACGATGTGCTGGGGCGTATTTTCTCCCCGGTCAGCCACCTGAACTCGGTGAAAAATAGCCCGGAACTGCGTGAAGCGTACGAACAAACCCTGCCGCTGCTGTCGGAATACAGCACCTGGGTAGGGCAACATGAAGGGCTGTATAAAGCATACCGCGACCTGCGCGATGGTGATCATTACGCCACGCTGAACACGGCGCAGAAGAAAGCGGTTGATAACGCACTGCGCGACTTCGAACTCTCTGGCATCGGTCTGCCGAAAGAGAAACAGCAGCGTTACGGCGAAATTGCCACCCGTCTTTCTGAGCTGGGCAACCAGTACAGCAACAACGTCCTCGATGCGACGATGGGCTGGACTAAACTCGTCACCGACGAAGCGGAACTGGCGGGGATGCCAGAAAGCGCGCTGGCTGCGGCAAAAGCCCAGGCCGAAGCGAAAGAACTGGAAGGCTACCTGCTGACGCTGGATATCCCAAGCTACCTGCCGGTAATGACTTACTGCGACAATCAGTCCCTGCGTGAAGAGATGTATCGCGCTTACAGCACCCGCGCCTCCGATCAAGGCCCGAATGCCGGTAAGTGGGATAACAGCAAGGTGATGGAAGAGATCCTCGCGCTGCGTCACGAACTGGCGCAACTGCTGGGCTTTGAAAACTACGCCTTTAAATCCCTTGCCACTAAAATGGCAGAAAACCCGCAGCAGGTGCTTGATTTCTTAACCGATCTGGCAAAACGCGCGCGTCCGCAGGGCGAAAAAGAGCTGGCGCAACTGCGCGCCTTCGCCAAAGCCGAATTTGGCGTCGATGAGTTGCAACCGTGGGATATCGCATACTACAGCGAAAAACAAAAACAGCATCTTTACAGCATCAGTGACGAACAGCTGCGTCCGTACTTCCCGGAAAACAAAGCGGTTAACGGCCTGTTTGAAGTGGTGAAACGTATTTACGGCATCACCGCTAAAGAGCGTAAAGATGTTGATGTCTGGCATCCGGATGTACGTTTCTTCGAACTGTATGACGAGAACAACGAACTGCGTGGCAGCTTCTACCTCGACCTGTATGCCCGTGAAAACAAGCGCGGCGGGGCGTGGATGGATGACTGCGTAGGCCAGATGCGTAAAGCAGACGGTTCGCTGCAAAAACCGGTCGCGTATCTGACCTGTAACTTCAACCGCCCGGTAAATGGTAAACCGGCGCTGTTTACCCATGACGAAGTGATTACTCTGTTCCATGAGTTCGGTCACGGCCTGCATCATATGCTGACCCGCATCGAAACCGCTGGTGTTTCCGGGATCAGCGGGGTGCCGTGGGATGCGGTCGAACTGCCGAGCCAGTTTATGGAAAACTGGTGCTGGGAGCCGGAGGCGCTGGCGTTTATCTCCGGTCACTATGAAACTGGCGAACCGCTGCCGAAAGAGTTGCTGGATAAAATGCTGGCGGCGAAGAACTACCAGGCGGCGCTGTTTATTCTGCGTCAGCTGGAGTTCGGCCTGTTCGATTTCCGCCTCCATGCAGAGTTCCGCCCGGATCAGGGAGCGAAAATCCTCGAAACTCTGGCAGAAATCAAGAAACTGGTTGCCGTGGTACCGTCTCCGTCATGGGGCCGCTTCCCGCACGCTTTCAGCCATATTTTCGCTGGTGGTTACGCAGCAGGCTACTACAGCTACCTGTGGGCCGATGTGCTGGCGGCTGATGCCTTCTCTCGCTTTGAGGAAGAGGGGATTTTCAACCGTGATACTGGACAGTCGTTCCTCGACAACATTCTGAGCCGTGGCGGTTCAGAAGAGCCGATGGAGCTGTTCAAACGCTTCCGTGGTCGTGAACCGCAACTGGATGCGATGCTGGAGCATTACGGCATTAAGGGCTGA